The Elusimicrobia bacterium HGW-Elusimicrobia-1 genome includes the window CTTTCCGGCGAAGGCGTTCATATAGTAACCGTCAACGATTATCTTGCCAAACGCGACCGCGGATGGATGGGGCCGGTTTTTGAAAAACTCGGTCTTACCGTCGGATATGTTCAACACGATATGGACACCGAGTCGCGCCGCGCCGGCTACGCGTCAGACATAACCTACGTAACCAACAACGAAATCGGGTTCGATTATCTCAGAGACAATATGGTCGTAAGCCGCGACGAGCGCGTTTTGCGGCCGCTGAATTACGCTATCGTCGACGAAGTCGATTCCATCCTCATAGACGAAGCCCGCACTCCGCTTATAATTTCCGGCCCCGCCGAAGAATCCACCCAGAAATATGTTGTCGTGGAAAAAATTTATCCCTACCTCAAAGGTCGCAAGATAACAGGGGACGAGGAGGACGAGGCCAAACGACAAGGCATAGACCTGGGCGCCGGGTTCGATTATATTTCCGACGAGAAACATCATAACGTCACCCTGACCGAGGAAGGAAACCGCAAGTGCGAAAACCTGCTCAACATAAAATCCCTTTACGACGATATCGAGGGCGAGTGGGTTCATCACATAACGCAGATGCTGAGGGCGCACGAATTTTTCCTGCGCGACGTCCACTACATAGTAAAGGACGGCGAAGTCGTAATCGTCGACGAATTCACGGGGCGGCTTATGCCCGGACGCCGGTGGTCGGAAGGTCTTCATCAGGCGGTCGAGGCCAAGGAACGCCTCAGGGTGGCCGAGGAAAACCAGACGCTGGCCACGATAACTTTTCAGAATTATTTCAGGATGTACAAAAAACTTTCCGGAATGACGGGCACGGCGATGACCGAGGCCACGGAATTCTGGGAGATATACAAACTCGACGTCGTCGAAATACCTACGCACCGCCCTATGATTCGACAGGATATGCCCGACGCCGTATACCGCACGGAAGGCGAAAAAATCAACGCGCTCGTCGAGGAAATAGAGGGTCTCTGGAAAAAAGGCGCGCCGGTTCTGGTCGGCACGCGGTCCATCGAGAAAAACGAGAAGCTATCGGCCATACTCCGCAGAAGAGGCGTTCCCTGTCAGGTGCTCAACGCGAAATATCACGAACAGGAAGCCAGCATCATCGCCCAGGCGGGACGTCGCGGCACCGTTACGATAGCCACGAATATGGCCGGACGCGGCACGGACATCGTGCTGGGCGGCAATCCTCCCGACGAGGCGGCCGCTGCCGAGATAAAAGAACTCGGAGGGTTTCACATAATAGGAACCGAGCGTCACGAGTCGCGCCGCATAGACAATCAGTTGCGCGGCCGCTGCGGACGTCAGGGCGACCCGGGCGTTTCTAAATTTTTCATATCGCTCGAGGACGAGCTTATGCGGCTCTTCGGATCAGACCGCATATCGTCTCTTATGGGCCGTCTGGGAATGGAAGAAGGGGAAGTTATCGAGCATCCGTGGATAAACCGCGCCATAGAAAACGCCCAGCGCAAAGTCGAAATGATGAACTTCGACATAAGAAAGCAGTTGCTTGATTTTGACAATGTGATGAACAAACAGCGTGAGGCCGTCTACTCCCTGAGAAATGAAATTCTCGACGGAGAAGACGTCAGAACGCAGATTTCTGACATGCTCTCGGAGTCCGTCTCGGAAAAAATATCAATGTGGGCTTCCGCCAAATACCCCGAATCGTACGACTGGCAAAATCTGGGGCCGTGGTTCAAAAAACTCTCCGGACGCGAGATTCCGTCCGACGTGGCGGGAAAAATCGCCGCCGCCCAATTGGAAGCGTATTTTATCGAAGAACTTGAAAAAGTGTACGCATCGCGCGAGTCGGATCTGGGCGCTGCGAACCTGCGGGAAATGGAGCGGCTCGTACTGCTTCAGATGATGGACCACGCGTGGAAAGAGCATCTCTATGACCTCGACCAGATTAAAAAAGGAATCGGTCTGAGGGCGTACGGTCAGAAAGATCCTCTCATAGAATATCAGAAAGAATCCCTCAATCTTTTCGAGCAGATGATGCGCCGCATACGCGAGACGGCCGTAGAATATTTGTTTAAAATTCAGTTCGCCGCCGCGCCGCCGCGCGTCGGACGCAGTATCGGCTCCGAGGAGCGCGACGGATTTATGCCTGTCGGAGCCCGGTCGCCCGCCAAAGATTCTCCGGCGGTCTTCGCGCCTTCCCCGCGACCGGCTTCGGCCGGATTTTCTCCCGCCGGTCCCGCAGCGGCCGTTGTCCCGGCGGCGCCGGCTAAACTGGGGCGCAACGACCCCTGCCCCTGCGGCTCAGGCAAGAAATATAAAAAATGCTGCGGCCGTTGAGCGCCATCCTTCCGACGGTAATATGAAACTTTTCCAAAAGCCGATGTCCTCCGCCTCTCTGCGCGTTCCGTTGCTTATAGCGACGTCCTCCGCCGCGCTGGCGCTTTCTTTTCCGCCTTTCAGTTTTTGGCCTGCGGCGTACGTTTTCGCCGCGCCGCTGCTTTATCTTTCGCGCCGCGTCGACGGCTTCCGCGCGGCGGCCGCGTCTTTTGCGGCGGGGCTTTTGGGCTACGGCGTCATACTTTACTGGATTTTCCCGACGGTAGCCGCGCACACCGGATCCCGCGTCCAGGCCGCGCTCGCGTTGTTACTGCTGGCCGCGTATCCGTCGGCGTACCTGGCCGCCTTCGTCGGACTCTCAGGACTGATATCGGCGAAATTGTCGTCGCGGCGAAGTCCCGCCGCTGTCATTGCGGCGATCGTCGCCGTTCCGTCGCTGTGGGTGTCGCTCGAATATGTCCGCTCTTTGGCGTTCACGGGATTTTCGTGGGCGATAGCCGGATATTCCCAGTGGAATTTTTTACCCGCGCTGTGGGTCGCCCCCTACGCCGGAGTGTTCGGCGTTTCGTTTATGATAATGCTCGCCAACGTCGTCGTTGTCGCGTGGCTTCGCGGGGAAACGGGAGCGCCGCGTAAAGTCGCTTCCGTAGCATTGATACTGTGGCTTGCCGCGGGAATATTAATCGCGGCGGTTCGCCGCAACGAGCCGGTGTCTTCGTCGCCGGATGAGACCGTTACCGTCGGCGTGATTCAGCCCAATGTCGACCAGGAAAAAAAATGGGACTTCCGGTATTTTGCCGAAACCAAGCAAAAAATTTCGCGTCTCGTCGTCGCGGCATCGGCGTCGTCTCCCGACCTCGTTCTCTGGCCGGAGACATCGTTGACGGAAATCCTTGCCGCAAATTCTTTGCCGCCGTTATGGATGAGGGAACTCTCTGCCGCGTCGCGCGTCCCGAATGTGGCGGGCGCGCTTTTTGAGGACGGCGGGTCGCTCTATAACGCGGCTGTCGTCATAAATCCCGACGGCGCGATAGCCGCCGCGCATAAAAAAACGCACCTTGTTCCGTTCGGCGAATACGTGCCTATGCGGCGGTTGCTGGAGCCGCATTTCGGTGTGTTCAACAATATGGGGGATTTGCAAAAAGCGCGCGGACATACCGTGCTGAATATCGGAACGAAAAAAATCTCGGCGATAATCTGCTCGGAAAATCTTTACGGCGATATCACGCGGCGTTTCGCCGCAAACGGCGCCGAAGTATTTTTCGTAATAACGAACGACGCATGGTACGGCCGCACTCCGGCGGCTTTTCAGCACTTCACTTTCAACGTTTTGCGCGCCGTTGAGAATTCGCGCTGGATCGTGCAGTCGGCAAACACGGGAGTATCCGGAGTCATATCCGCCGACGGGCGTATCGTCGTCAAGACGCCGATTTTCGAGGACGACTCATTCGCCGTGTCCGTGCCGCTCGTCGGACGGCGCACATTTTACACCCGTTACGGCGACCTTTTTGCTATAATCTGTTCGCTTTTTGCGACGACGGCCGTTATCGCGTCCGTCGCAGTCCGCATAAGAAAAGAGGGTGCCAATGATAAATGAACTCAAAGCCCGCGCAGAAAAATTAAGGGGGCTTCTTTGACCTCGATAGAAAAAACGACGAGATAAAAGCGCTTGAAGCTCAGGTTGCCGCCGGTGATTTTTGGAACGATTCGCCTCGCGCCAAAAAAGTCATGAAAAAACTCGCGGCGGTAAAAGCCCCCGTCGAAATGTGGGCGAAAATCGCCGCCGACCTTTCCGACATGGAAACCCTCGAAACTCTTGCCGCCGAAGAAAAGGACGAAATCGCTCTGGCTCAGGTCGCCGCCGAGGGTGAAGCCCTGGCGCGAAGAATGCGCTCCTTTGAAATTCAGACCAAACTTTCCGGCGAATCCGATTTGCTCAACGCCATCGTTTCCATCCACGCCGGCGCGGGCGGCACGGAATCCTGCGATTGGGCCGATATGCTGCTGAGGATGTATATGCGCTGGGCGGAGCGTCGCGGATTCAAAGTCACCATTACCGACATACTCGGAGGCGACGAGGCGGGTATCAAGAGCGTCACATTTATCGTCGAAGGCGATTACGCATACGGGCTTATGCAGTCGGAAATAGGAGTTCACCGGCTTGTGCGGGTTTCTCCGTTTGACGCGAACAAAAGGCGCCACACTTCGTTTGCTTCCGTCGACGTGATACCCGAAGTGGAAGATCCGCCCGAGATAAAAGTAGAGGAAAAAGACATTCGTCTGGATACCTACCGCGCTTCCGGCGCCGGCGGACAGCACGTCAATAAAACCGATTCGGCCGTGCGCATAACCCATTTTCCGTCGGGAGTGGTGGTTCAGTGCCAGACCGAGCGTTCGCAGATCAAAAACAGGGAATTGGCCTTCAAGCTTTTGAAAGCCCGTCTTTACGAGTTTGAGTTGGAAAAACGCCGCGCCAAACAGGAGAAACATTACGACGATAAAGGCGATATAGCGTGGGGCAGTCAGATACGCTCGTATGTTTTTATGCCTTACCAGATGGTCAAGGACCATCGCACCGACGCGCAGTCGCCGCGGGTGGAACTTGTGATGGACGGCGAGATTGACCAATTCATCGAAAGCTATCTGGCCTGGAAAGTCGGCAGAGGCGGGTGACGATATTTCCGTCGTCGTCGGACTTTTTGATATACTACCGTTCGCGTATAAGCCGGCAGTACCTGCGATTATTTTGACGCACAGGGGACTAATATGGCCAATATTTTTGTTGTGGACGACGAGCCCACGATACTGGAACTCATTAAAATGACTCTTGAGATGGACGGCCATACCGTCGAGACGGCGTGTGACGGCGCCGAGGCCTTGGACAAGCTGGGCGTTAAAAGAACCGTAATCGACCCTCTCAGGCCCGACTTGATAATTCTCGATATAATGATGCCTCGCGTCGATGGTTACGCCGCGCTGATAGAACTGGGAAAATCGCCCAAAACCTCCGCCATTCCCGTAATAGTGCTTACGGCCAAGTCGCAGATGAGAGACACCGTGGCTTTTGAGCGCAATGTGGCCGGCTTCGTCACGAAACCCTTTGATTCCAACGCGCTGCTGGATAAAATACGAAAGATTCTTGCCTCATAAAATGACACATTCCGCCGAAAACATCCGAGAAGAGAAGCCGCAACAGCCGCTGGAAAATCTTATGGAACAGCGCGCGGCCAAAACGCGCGAGCTCCAATCTTTGGGTGTGAATGTCTATCCGTCCGGCGGCTCATGGCGCCCGACGGATTTCGCCGCCGGCGTCGCCAGGTCGTCGTCGGAAATAAAGACGGGCGAAGAACGCACCGACGTCAACGTGCGCATAGCCGGACGTCTTACGCTCAGGCGGGTGATGGGCAAGGCGGCCTTCGCCGACGTGACGGATTCCACGGGCCGCATACAAATCTACGTCAAATTCAACGTTCTGGGCGAGGCCAAATACAAGATAGCGTCCGAGCTGACCGACATAGGCGATATCGTCGGAGTCGAAGGCCACGTTTTCCGCACCCGGACCGGCGAGATTACGGTATTCGCGAAAGATTTCGCGCTGCTGTCCAAGTCGATGCGCCCGCTGCCGGAAAAATGGCACGGACTCAAAGACCCCGAGGCCAGATACCGCCGCCGTTACCTCGACCTGATATCCAATCCCGAAGTGCGCGAAGTTTTCCGCAAGCGCGCCCGGGTCGTTGACGCCGTTCGCGACGGGCTTAAGGCGCGCGGATTTCTGGAAGTCGAAACTCCGTCGATGCAGGCGCTGGCCGGCGGAGCCGTGGCCAAACCATTTATAACTCGGCACAACGCTCTGGACACAAACCTGTATTTGCGCATCGCGCCGGAACTGTTTCTCAAGCGTTTGCTCGTCGGCGGTTTTGACAAGGTTTTTGAAATAGGCAAATCCTTCCGCAACGAGGGCATAGACCGGTGGCACAATCCCGAGTTTACCATGGCCGAAATATACGCGGCGTACTCCGATTACGGCGATATGATGAAACTTTGCGAGGAACTTGTAGCCGCGTCCGCGGCGGCCGTTTCGGACGGCAAGGACTTTGTTTGCGACGGAAAAAACTTCGCCGTTAATGCTCCGTTCGCCAGAATAAATTTTTTTGACGAGCTCGCAAAACGCTCCGGCGCGGATTTTCGCAAGGCGGTCGAGGAAGACAGGTTGCTTGAGACGGCGCGTTCAGCGGGTGTCGACGCTCCGGGCGACATGCCCGCTCATAAAATCCTCGACGCGGCTTTCGATAAATACGTGGTGCCGCATCTGGCCGAGCCCACTTTCGTGTGCGACTTCGCGGCGCGATTTTCGCCGTTGGCCAGGCCGTCGGACGCGGATCCGTTTCTGGCGGAACGTTTTGAACTTTTTATCGCCTCGCAGGAAGTCGCCAACGCTTACTCGGAACTCAACGATCCTTCGCTGCAAAAGAAAAATTTTTCGCGTCAAAAATCCGCATCCGACGACGAGACCGCGCCGTGCGACGACGATTATGTCGCCGCGCTGGAGCACGGGATGCCGCCCGCCGGAGGGCTCGGCATCGGCATAGATCGTCTGGTAATGCTTTTGTCGGGTGCGCCCTCTATAAGAGAAGTCATACTGTTTCCCACGCTAAAACCGGAATAGGCGGTTCCGGGGTATTCTTCCGCCCGAGCTCCCCTCTTAAAAAATGCTTTATAAGATACCGTCCGAAATATATCTGGCCGCTAAATTTATAAGCGTGCGAAAAAAAAGTTTTTTCGGGGCGCTTACTCTGGCCATCGCCGTCGGCGGGGTGGCGCTTGGGGTGGCCTCTCTGATAATTACGCTGGCGGTGATGAGCGGTTTTCAGACGGAAATCCGCTCGAAAATCATAGGATTCAATCCGCACGTCATAGTGTTTTCTCCGACCGGCGCCGCCTATATCGAAAAAATATCGACGGTGAGCGGCGTGCGCTCCGTAAGACCTTTTATTTGGGCGCAATCCGTGGCACAGTCCAGGGCATCCGCCGCGGGCGTCGCCATAAAAGGCGTTGATGACGATACGACGGCGGATATCTCGGAAGGGGAAATAAAGCCCGGCCGCGACCTTGCCCGCGCGCTTGAAATTTCCATAGGCGACGACCTTGCCGTTTTCGCGTCCGCGTCCGCGGGTTTCGGGGCGATGCCGCGCGTAACAAAACTTAAAGTCGCCGGATTTTTCGAGACGGGAATGCACGATTACGACGCCAATGTCGCCGTGGCGCGAATGGCCACGGCCCGCGACGCCCTGGGGCTCGACGAGAACGCCGTCACGGGTCTCGGGCTGATTATCGACGATCCGGACAATCCCTTGGCCGTGTCCCGCGGAATCATCGCCGCAATTCCGCGCGCTCAGGTGCGCACGTGGCAGCAGATGAACAGAAATCTCTTTGAGGCGCTTAAACTCGAAAAGATAATGATGTTTATCATACTCACGCTCATAATAATTGTGGCTGCCTTCAACATAGTATCCAATCTTTCACTGTTCGTCACGCAGAAGTCGCGCGAGATAGGAGTGCTTAAATCTCTGGGTATGAGTTCCGGAGCCGTTTCGAGGGTATTCGTTATGATAGGCGCAATGCTGGGAACCCTGGGCACTTTTGCGGGGTCTGTCGTCGGAATATCGGTGTGCGTCGTCCTCCGGAAATATGATATAATCAAACTGCCGTCCGACGTTTATTTCATCTCGCGGCTTCCGGTCAGAATAGTGGCGTCCGACGTTCTCTGGACTGTTCTTGTCAGCATAGCCATAACGGTGCTGGCCACGCTGTTGCCGTCCCGAAAAGCCGGCGCAATGAACACCGCGGAAATATTCAGATACGGTTGATGCCGGATAAAAAAATGGCCGCCCAAACGATATATTCCGCGAAGTCGCTCTCCAAGACATATTACGACGACGGCTCGCCCGTCGAAGTTCTGCGCGGAATCGATATGGAAGTGTTCGCCGGAGAATCCGTGGGCGTGAGCGGCCCGTCGGGCGCCGGCAAAAGCACGCTGCTTCATATAATGGGTTTTATGGATTCCGATTTCGGCGGCGACCTCTTTTTCGACGGACGCGACGTGCGTTCGATGAGCGAACGCCAAAAGAGCGATGTGCTGAAACTTCGCGTCGGTTTTCTGTTTCAGTTCCATTACCTGATACCCGAACTGAGCGTTTACGAGAATGTCGCGCTGCCTTTGCGGCTGCTCGGAGACGAAGACGCGGCGCGGGTTTCCTCGACGCTGGAGTCGCTCGGCATAGGCGATAAGAGCCGGTCATATCCGCACGAACTTTCCGGCGGGCAGAAACAAAGGGCGGCTCTGGCACGCGCGCTTGTAAAAAACCCGCGGATACTTTTTTGCGACGAGCCGACCGGCAATCTCGATACGGCATCCGGCGAATCGGTTAAAAA containing:
- a CDS encoding preprotein translocase subunit SecA, producing the protein MFKSFIEKIIGTKSERDIKKIMPLVEEINSFEEAVAALSDDELRNKTAGFRAMLDGGQTIDDILPEAFACVREAAGRAIGLRHYDVQLIGGVVLHQGKIAEMKTGEGKTLVATLCAYINALSGEGVHIVTVNDYLAKRDRGWMGPVFEKLGLTVGYVQHDMDTESRRAGYASDITYVTNNEIGFDYLRDNMVVSRDERVLRPLNYAIVDEVDSILIDEARTPLIISGPAEESTQKYVVVEKIYPYLKGRKITGDEEDEAKRQGIDLGAGFDYISDEKHHNVTLTEEGNRKCENLLNIKSLYDDIEGEWVHHITQMLRAHEFFLRDVHYIVKDGEVVIVDEFTGRLMPGRRWSEGLHQAVEAKERLRVAEENQTLATITFQNYFRMYKKLSGMTGTAMTEATEFWEIYKLDVVEIPTHRPMIRQDMPDAVYRTEGEKINALVEEIEGLWKKGAPVLVGTRSIEKNEKLSAILRRRGVPCQVLNAKYHEQEASIIAQAGRRGTVTIATNMAGRGTDIVLGGNPPDEAAAAEIKELGGFHIIGTERHESRRIDNQLRGRCGRQGDPGVSKFFISLEDELMRLFGSDRISSLMGRLGMEEGEVIEHPWINRAIENAQRKVEMMNFDIRKQLLDFDNVMNKQREAVYSLRNEILDGEDVRTQISDMLSESVSEKISMWASAKYPESYDWQNLGPWFKKLSGREIPSDVAGKIAAAQLEAYFIEELEKVYASRESDLGAANLREMERLVLLQMMDHAWKEHLYDLDQIKKGIGLRAYGQKDPLIEYQKESLNLFEQMMRRIRETAVEYLFKIQFAAAPPRVGRSIGSEERDGFMPVGARSPAKDSPAVFAPSPRPASAGFSPAGPAAAVVPAAPAKLGRNDPCPCGSGKKYKKCCGR
- the lnt gene encoding apolipoprotein N-acyltransferase; the protein is MKLFQKPMSSASLRVPLLIATSSAALALSFPPFSFWPAAYVFAAPLLYLSRRVDGFRAAAASFAAGLLGYGVILYWIFPTVAAHTGSRVQAALALLLLAAYPSAYLAAFVGLSGLISAKLSSRRSPAAVIAAIVAVPSLWVSLEYVRSLAFTGFSWAIAGYSQWNFLPALWVAPYAGVFGVSFMIMLANVVVVAWLRGETGAPRKVASVALILWLAAGILIAAVRRNEPVSSSPDETVTVGVIQPNVDQEKKWDFRYFAETKQKISRLVVAASASSPDLVLWPETSLTEILAANSLPPLWMRELSAASRVPNVAGALFEDGGSLYNAAVVINPDGAIAAAHKKTHLVPFGEYVPMRRLLEPHFGVFNNMGDLQKARGHTVLNIGTKKISAIICSENLYGDITRRFAANGAEVFFVITNDAWYGRTPAAFQHFTFNVLRAVENSRWIVQSANTGVSGVISADGRIVVKTPIFEDDSFAVSVPLVGRRTFYTRYGDLFAIICSLFATTAVIASVAVRIRKEGANDK
- the lysS gene encoding lysine--tRNA ligase; amino-acid sequence: MTHSAENIREEKPQQPLENLMEQRAAKTRELQSLGVNVYPSGGSWRPTDFAAGVARSSSEIKTGEERTDVNVRIAGRLTLRRVMGKAAFADVTDSTGRIQIYVKFNVLGEAKYKIASELTDIGDIVGVEGHVFRTRTGEITVFAKDFALLSKSMRPLPEKWHGLKDPEARYRRRYLDLISNPEVREVFRKRARVVDAVRDGLKARGFLEVETPSMQALAGGAVAKPFITRHNALDTNLYLRIAPELFLKRLLVGGFDKVFEIGKSFRNEGIDRWHNPEFTMAEIYAAYSDYGDMMKLCEELVAASAAAVSDGKDFVCDGKNFAVNAPFARINFFDELAKRSGADFRKAVEEDRLLETARSAGVDAPGDMPAHKILDAAFDKYVVPHLAEPTFVCDFAARFSPLARPSDADPFLAERFELFIASQEVANAYSELNDPSLQKKNFSRQKSASDDETAPCDDDYVAALEHGMPPAGGLGIGIDRLVMLLSGAPSIREVILFPTLKPE